A genomic segment from Nodularia sphaerocarpa UHCC 0038 encodes:
- a CDS encoding sensor histidine kinase produces the protein MQTQKPIPVDSSSESKKVPAQEPSTNELPTIEFPSRGKLKASSWRIHQKIGYGYFVAIGIGFFGSLTGLVIANYYRGREIRQFNQAQEQRELLTNYKDAALEAQLYSSNLVALLDDSQRLSHKKDKFIKSVNIAKSLEQDIAKYIDTKPGRLAAKGANLQALLQDYGISLKLYVDQIDIVLQQIAPQQVQTEQTALAREQLLKIMRGETAMQLDQLSLRLSHILKIAENQEKERQKDVDQAKKVERFIVIISMLVSVAIAAIVAWRTSRAIAEPVITVTQVAEQVARKSNFDLRAPVTTEDEIGLLAKSLNRLIERVSERTKELEQAKELAEAASKAKSIFLANVSHELRTPLNAVIGLSQLLQDDATDLELSGDFITDLETINSAGRHLLELINDILDLSKIEAGKMTLYPETFEIGKLINNVVMTVKSAIDKNNNILEVYCDQQLGTIYADQTRMRQVLLNLLSNAAKFTTNGKVILTVKNENTGLLPETPFGVITFSVTDTGIGMSDSQQQQLFQPFTQGDTSTTKRYGGTGLGLAISRHFCRLMGGEVFVKSQPGVGSTFTVHLPLTK, from the coding sequence ATGCAAACTCAAAAACCAATCCCTGTTGACAGCAGTTCAGAAAGCAAAAAAGTGCCTGCACAAGAGCCTTCGACGAATGAACTCCCGACTATAGAATTTCCTTCGCGCGGGAAACTCAAAGCTAGTTCTTGGCGCATACATCAAAAAATTGGTTATGGTTATTTTGTGGCGATTGGAATTGGCTTTTTTGGTTCCCTGACTGGGTTAGTAATTGCCAACTACTACAGAGGCAGAGAAATTCGCCAATTCAATCAAGCCCAAGAGCAAAGAGAACTACTGACAAATTATAAAGATGCCGCATTAGAGGCGCAATTGTATAGCTCTAATTTAGTTGCCTTGTTGGACGATTCACAACGATTATCACATAAAAAAGATAAATTTATCAAGAGTGTTAACATAGCTAAAAGTTTAGAACAAGACATTGCTAAATATATAGATACAAAGCCTGGTAGATTAGCCGCAAAAGGCGCTAATTTACAAGCTTTATTACAGGATTATGGCATTAGCTTAAAGTTATACGTTGATCAAATAGATATTGTATTACAGCAAATCGCGCCGCAGCAAGTACAGACAGAACAGACTGCACTGGCACGAGAGCAGTTACTAAAAATTATGCGTGGTGAAACAGCCATGCAACTAGATCAACTGTCGCTCAGATTAAGCCATATCCTGAAAATTGCTGAAAATCAAGAAAAAGAACGCCAAAAAGATGTAGATCAGGCTAAAAAAGTTGAGCGATTTATTGTGATAATTAGTATGCTGGTATCAGTGGCGATCGCTGCTATTGTCGCATGGCGTACGAGCCGAGCGATCGCTGAACCAGTCATTACTGTAACTCAAGTGGCTGAACAAGTGGCGAGAAAATCTAATTTTGATTTACGCGCTCCTGTTACCACTGAAGATGAAATTGGCTTATTAGCCAAATCGCTGAATCGATTGATTGAACGAGTCTCTGAGCGGACAAAAGAACTAGAACAAGCTAAAGAATTAGCCGAAGCTGCGAGTAAAGCCAAAAGCATATTTTTAGCCAATGTCAGTCATGAATTACGCACGCCATTAAATGCTGTGATTGGTTTGAGTCAACTCCTCCAAGATGACGCTACCGATTTAGAGTTATCGGGAGATTTTATCACTGACTTAGAAACAATCAACTCTGCTGGTAGACACTTGCTGGAATTGATTAATGATATTCTCGACTTGTCAAAAATTGAAGCTGGGAAAATGACTCTCTACCCAGAGACGTTTGAGATTGGGAAGCTGATTAATAATGTGGTGATGACAGTCAAATCCGCTATCGACAAAAATAATAATATCCTGGAAGTGTATTGTGATCAACAACTTGGGACTATCTACGCAGATCAAACGCGAATGCGACAAGTTTTATTAAATTTACTCAGCAATGCCGCTAAGTTTACCACTAATGGCAAGGTAATTTTAACAGTCAAGAATGAAAACACAGGCTTATTACCAGAGACTCCTTTTGGTGTGATTACTTTCAGCGTCACTGACACGGGGATTGGAATGTCTGATAGTCAACAGCAACAGTTATTTCAACCTTTTACACAAGGAGATACATCAACGACAAAAAGATATGGTGGGACTGGATTGGGTTTAGCAATTAGTCGCCACTTTTGTCGGCTGATGGGTGGTGAAGTTTTTGTTAAAAGTCAGCCTGGGGTTGGCTCTACTTTTACTGTTCATTTACCACTAACTAAGTAG
- the pcrA gene encoding DNA helicase PcrA translates to MTTTTDFLSHLNPSQRQAVEHYCGPLLVVAGAGSGKTRALTYRIANLILKHRVDPEHILAVTFTNKAAREMKERIQRLFADDLAMKKHGQKFDLLTEYQQMQLRSQVYKNTIKDLWCGTFHSLFSRILRFDIEKYQDEKGRRWNRNFSIFDESDVISLMKEIVNKQLNLDDKKFDARSVRYAISNAKNQGLSPQEFEREQPNYRGRVIAQVYNCYQDKLAENNALDFDDLILVPTRLFQQNEQVLGYWHRKFKHILVDEYQDTNRTQYDLIRLLVTNGEDSKSAWEWQNRSVFVVGDADQSIYSFRMADFTILLEFQQEFGDGLADDDTRSMVKLEENYRSCENILQAANELIENNTQRIDKVLKPTRGTGEQIYCHKADNEMEEAEFVIGQIRTLAQQNPELDWGSFAILYRTNAQSRPFEELLMRNQIPYTVVGGMKFYDRKEIKDVIAYLRAIANPADTVSLLRVINTPRRGIGKATIESLVNASYELGTPLWEILSDETSVNTLAGRSAKAVNNFAKMISTCKEQAATVPVSELVQELLNKSGYIQDLQNQGTDEAEDRIQNVQELYNAVLQFQEESEDVSLTAFLQSSALSSDLDNLKEGQKAVSLMTLHASKGLEFPVVFLVGLEQGLFPGHRSLSNPESLEEERRLCYVGITRAQERLYLSHARERRLYGSREPAMRSQFLNELPEELLNTRNKAGHRQTKTAAKAGGKPYTPQTWQVGDRVLHKSFGIGEITHVFGQDNKVSVAVKFASLGQKIVDPRVAQLQRVD, encoded by the coding sequence ATGACAACAACTACTGACTTTCTCAGCCATCTTAACCCCAGCCAACGTCAAGCTGTCGAACATTACTGCGGCCCTTTGTTAGTTGTTGCTGGCGCAGGTTCGGGTAAAACACGAGCGCTGACTTATCGTATTGCTAATTTGATTCTTAAACACCGTGTAGATCCTGAGCATATTCTGGCTGTCACCTTCACGAACAAAGCCGCACGGGAGATGAAGGAAAGGATTCAAAGGCTATTCGCTGACGACTTGGCGATGAAAAAACATGGTCAAAAATTTGATTTGTTGACAGAATACCAACAAATGCAGTTGCGATCGCAAGTTTATAAAAATACGATCAAAGACTTGTGGTGTGGGACTTTTCATAGTTTATTTTCCCGGATTCTCCGGTTTGATATCGAAAAGTATCAAGACGAAAAAGGCAGGCGTTGGAATCGCAATTTCTCGATTTTTGACGAATCCGATGTGATTAGTCTAATGAAAGAAATTGTGAATAAGCAACTAAATTTAGACGATAAAAAATTTGATGCTCGTTCTGTGCGTTACGCAATCAGTAACGCCAAAAATCAAGGCTTATCACCCCAGGAGTTCGAGCGCGAACAGCCGAATTATCGGGGAAGGGTCATCGCCCAAGTTTATAATTGCTATCAAGATAAGTTAGCAGAAAATAACGCTCTCGATTTTGATGATTTGATTCTCGTGCCTACCAGATTATTTCAGCAAAATGAGCAGGTTTTAGGTTATTGGCATCGCAAGTTTAAGCATATCCTGGTAGATGAATATCAAGATACTAACCGCACTCAATATGATTTGATTCGGCTGTTGGTGACTAATGGCGAAGACAGCAAGAGTGCATGGGAATGGCAAAATCGCTCTGTGTTTGTGGTGGGTGATGCGGATCAGTCGATTTACAGTTTCCGAATGGCTGATTTTACCATATTGCTGGAATTTCAGCAAGAGTTTGGCGATGGTTTAGCTGATGATGATACCCGCTCGATGGTGAAGCTAGAGGAAAATTATCGCTCTTGTGAGAATATTCTGCAAGCGGCTAATGAGTTAATTGAAAATAACACTCAACGCATTGATAAGGTTCTCAAACCGACGCGGGGAACGGGTGAGCAGATTTATTGCCATAAAGCAGATAATGAAATGGAAGAAGCCGAGTTTGTAATTGGGCAAATTCGCACTTTAGCACAGCAAAATCCGGAGTTAGATTGGGGTAGTTTTGCCATACTGTATCGTACTAACGCCCAATCACGACCTTTTGAAGAATTGTTAATGAGGAATCAAATTCCTTATACAGTTGTGGGAGGAATGAAGTTTTACGATCGCAAAGAAATTAAAGATGTCATAGCTTATTTAAGAGCGATCGCTAATCCTGCTGATACAGTTAGTTTATTGCGAGTCATTAATACACCCCGGCGCGGAATTGGTAAAGCCACCATTGAAAGCTTAGTTAATGCTTCCTATGAGTTGGGGACACCCCTGTGGGAAATACTCAGCGATGAAACATCAGTTAATACTTTGGCTGGACGTTCGGCGAAAGCTGTGAATAACTTCGCTAAAATGATCAGCACCTGCAAAGAACAAGCCGCAACGGTTCCAGTTTCGGAACTTGTGCAAGAGTTGTTAAATAAGTCTGGTTATATTCAAGACTTGCAAAATCAAGGCACAGATGAAGCCGAAGATAGAATCCAAAACGTCCAGGAACTTTACAACGCCGTATTACAATTTCAAGAAGAAAGTGAAGACGTTTCTCTCACCGCTTTTCTGCAAAGTAGCGCCCTCAGTTCGGATTTGGATAATTTAAAGGAAGGACAAAAAGCTGTATCTTTAATGACTCTGCACGCTTCCAAAGGTCTGGAATTTCCCGTAGTCTTTTTGGTAGGGTTGGAACAGGGGCTATTTCCCGGACACCGTTCTCTGAGCAACCCAGAATCTTTGGAGGAAGAACGCCGGCTGTGTTATGTGGGGATTACTCGCGCCCAAGAACGGTTATATTTATCACACGCTCGTGAACGCCGCTTGTATGGTTCGCGTGAACCGGCGATGCGATCACAATTTCTCAACGAATTACCAGAAGAACTATTAAATACTCGCAATAAAGCTGGTCATAGGCAGACCAAAACTGCTGCTAAGGCTGGCGGTAAGCCTTATACACCCCAAACTTGGCAAGTAGGCGATCGCGTCTTACATAAATCCTTTGGTATCGGTGAAATTACGCACGTTTTCGGACAAGATAATAAAGTGTCTGTGGCGGTTAAATTCGCCAGTTTGGGACAAAAAATTGTTGACCCCAGGGTGGCGCAGTTGCAAAGAGTGGACTAA
- a CDS encoding retron system putative HNH endonuclease: protein MKYIKKNQEPEKFSSWKALENDDWKPSWDDNFQAPEKPIVHDALLQEQGYICCYCGMRITRKNSHIEHLQPRSAYPDLALEYTNFIASCQGESEEPPPIPVHCGHKKKYWYDERLMVSPLETICADFFRYPASGEILPTDNPGKKAAAETTIEKLALNIGKLQNMRKVAIDAALLGIEDLTDAEIQQLSQGYEQMDSNGQYTPFCAAIIYLLKNYF from the coding sequence ATGAAGTACATTAAAAAAAATCAGGAACCAGAAAAGTTTTCTAGTTGGAAAGCTTTAGAAAATGATGATTGGAAGCCTAGCTGGGATGATAATTTTCAAGCACCAGAAAAACCGATTGTACATGATGCTTTGCTACAAGAACAGGGTTATATCTGTTGCTATTGCGGAATGCGTATCACTAGAAAAAATAGCCATATAGAACATCTTCAGCCTCGCAGTGCTTATCCAGATTTGGCTCTGGAGTACACAAATTTTATTGCTTCATGTCAAGGAGAAAGTGAAGAACCTCCTCCTATTCCAGTACATTGTGGACATAAGAAAAAATATTGGTACGATGAGCGTTTAATGGTTTCGCCTCTGGAAACCATTTGTGCTGATTTTTTTCGCTACCCTGCTTCTGGCGAAATTTTACCAACAGATAATCCAGGTAAAAAAGCTGCTGCTGAAACAACTATCGAGAAACTTGCGCTTAACATTGGAAAACTGCAAAATATGCGAAAGGTCGCAATTGATGCTGCATTATTAGGTATTGAAGATTTAACTGATGCAGAAATACAGCAACTTTCTCAAGGTTATGAGCAAATGGATTCTAATGGGCAATATACGCCGTTCTGTGCGGCAATTATCTATTTACTCAAGAATTATTTTTAA
- a CDS encoding AAA family ATPase, whose amino-acid sequence MKVKRLKMQSFRGIGDLTLDFNQNEPTILIGINGVGKSSIIDCLAILLSRFTSSIQHSTSSGRLFTEEDITNGHKETHNEINISFDSEELTWSLTKVKKGHSKDTSSHLSAISKVADSIKNNFHTSDLFNIPIAVYYSTNRAVLDIPLRIRTQHSFEQIDIYENALQGIGSEFKLFFEWFRNREDLESEFIRDNRDYQDVQLEAVRQAISSLIPDFDNLRVRRSPLRMTLQKQGEELIVNQLSDGEKCLLAMVGDLARRLAIANPGLSDPLQGSGIILIDEIELHLHPKWQRGIIPDLTRTFPNCQFIVTTHSPQVISDVKPEGIYLLEKTDQGVIAKRPESSFGRDSNRILEDLMDVPERPQEIKDSLLELFRMIDAGNLESARNLRQQLANEIGIDEPEFVKADVLIRRKEILNR is encoded by the coding sequence ATGAAAGTCAAGCGCCTAAAAATGCAATCCTTCCGTGGAATCGGCGATTTGACGTTGGATTTTAATCAAAATGAACCAACGATACTCATTGGTATTAACGGTGTAGGTAAATCGAGTATTATTGACTGTCTCGCTATTCTTTTGTCACGTTTTACTAGTTCTATTCAACACTCTACTTCTTCTGGAAGGCTCTTTACAGAAGAAGATATTACTAATGGACATAAGGAAACACATAACGAGATTAATATTTCATTTGATTCTGAAGAATTAACATGGTCTTTAACTAAAGTAAAAAAAGGACATAGCAAAGATACCAGCAGTCACCTATCAGCCATTAGCAAGGTAGCTGATAGTATTAAAAATAATTTCCACACATCTGATTTATTTAATATTCCTATTGCAGTTTATTATTCAACGAATCGGGCAGTGTTAGATATTCCCTTAAGAATTCGTACCCAGCATTCATTTGAACAAATAGATATTTATGAGAATGCACTTCAAGGAATAGGAAGTGAATTTAAACTCTTCTTTGAATGGTTTAGAAATAGAGAAGATTTAGAGAGTGAATTTATACGAGATAACCGTGATTACCAAGATGTACAATTAGAAGCAGTGAGACAAGCCATATCTTCACTAATTCCAGATTTTGATAACTTACGGGTACGGCGTTCTCCGTTAAGAATGACTTTACAAAAACAAGGTGAAGAACTTATAGTTAATCAGCTATCTGATGGTGAGAAATGCCTGCTGGCGATGGTGGGAGATTTAGCCAGACGTTTGGCAATTGCTAATCCTGGTTTATCAGACCCTCTGCAAGGTAGTGGGATTATTTTAATTGATGAAATTGAACTACACTTACACCCGAAATGGCAAAGAGGAATTATTCCAGATTTGACAAGAACATTTCCTAATTGTCAATTTATTGTTACTACTCATTCCCCTCAAGTAATTAGTGATGTGAAACCTGAAGGAATTTATCTTTTAGAAAAAACTGATCAAGGTGTTATCGCTAAACGACCAGAAAGTTCCTTTGGGAGAGATAGCAATCGTATTTTAGAAGACCTGATGGATGTTCCTGAACGTCCACAGGAAATTAAAGACAGTCTTTTAGAACTGTTTAGAATGATTGATGCTGGTAATTTGGAAAGTGCTAGGAATTTACGTCAACAGTTAGCTAATGAAATTGGAATAGATGAGCCAGAGTTTGTGAAAGCAGATGTACTCATCCGGCGCAAGGAAATTCTCAATCGATGA